The genome window GTTCAGGCCGTCCCACGTGTGCTGGTGAGGGCCGGCATCTTTTGTCCCGTCGATCAAGGTCTTGACCAGCCTTCCTGCTACATCGTAGATCCGCATAGTCACCTGCCCCCCTACTCTGAGGCTGTAGCTGATC of Candidatus Latescibacterota bacterium contains these proteins:
- a CDS encoding T9SS type A sorting domain-containing protein, with protein sequence ISYSLRVGGQVTMRIYDVAGRLVKTLIDGTKDAGPHQHTWDGLNNLGNPVASGIYFYRMDADGFSETKKMILLK